The nucleotide sequence TCTGTGCGCGTGGCCGGGTCACTTTAGGAAGTTCATTCAGATCCAATCTAGGCTATTTAGTGGCTCTTCCTTCTGAACGCGTTTCGCTGGGTGGCATTGgcatacagatacatttacagatGCAGAGATACAAGTGCCGCCACATAACACGGATACTTGTGTAGATAAGAGCAACTACGCATTGCTCGGACTTGTAGTATGTAGTATGTCGCCATGTGATAATGTTTTTATGCGATGTCAGGTTATCAGCAGACCAGAGTGGGCCGGACCTCGTCTAATAGCATAATGGCATTTCCACTGCGTAGATTAACGCCACTACGCCCTGCCCCACATTCTGTCATCTGAGCTGATATGATCAAAGAATGCTTCACATGATTGAACCACAATTCTGATTGCTCTTCTTTTCTGTATCCTTTACACACAGGTCACATTGCATTCAGTGCTCTGGATGACACCTCGCACTCGGTGCACGTGTACAGCATCAACGGCTGCAGTCTGGGCTCCAAATACGTTTCTGGCAGGGTGACGGGATTGGCTAGTGCCTCCGACTACCTGGTGGTGGCCGACGATGCCGGCGATATCACCATGAGCAGACTACACGGGTAAGAATTGTAATATAGCACATTTGTTACTGACTTATTTTACCTTCTTCTTTTCCAGCTTGAAGCCCGTTTTCGACATTCCCCTGCACGTGCCCATCCAGACGGTGGTGGTCACTCCGGGCAACACCCACATTCTGGCGCCGCTTCGAGATGGACGCTTGGCGGTGATCGCCGTGCAACTGCCCTCCGGCGGCAATAAGAAGCATTCCGTGCTAAATGTTTAGGTTCAGCAGGAGCTGGAATGAACACTGGCTGACCTACTGAATTCCCGAATTTTACCCTCTGCGTAGCATAAGTTGTAGTCGTTCTAGTTTCCTTCGTTCTGCTTTTAGCGCACcctagttttatttattgtgtcTTGTGTCATTTGTCATGATTTATTTCCTATCTGCTTCCCATGCTACGTGACGTGCCAAAAGCAAAGCGCCTTTGACCAACTCAAAAAATTCCCAGAAAGTTGACAAATGTATTTAGAGGTATTCAGCAAGTCGATCGATTGCATTCGCGGAATTTCCATGCCAACTAAGCATTATTTCCCCATCACATGTGCGTGTACACCTGTCTGGGTCGGCGATCCTCCATCCTGGGCGGCAGAAATGATGGATGGCACACTCCCCTTCTTCGCTTGATGAAAATCTGAATGAATAATCAATCATTCCATTTGTGGCGGTGCGGAGAGATAGCTCGGCAAATGGGACGCAGGAGACGGGAATTGGAGACGGAAAACTGGTTGTCGACGCACTTGGCAACTACAACTACTTCTCTCTGACTCACGAGCGACTTTCAAATTGGCCGAAATacaaagaaaaagaattaagaccgaaaaaaaaagcgccCGGCAACAGCGGCAAGGCGCTTAAAAAACGGCAACCGTTCGCAGAGATCGACGGCATCCAGCTGCTCGGTTGATCAAGAGAAACACTTTCGTTGCGCCCCTTTTCGCCTGCAGATACAACCAAAAATAGAGCCCAGAGATCTTTGTCCCATTAAGTACGCACACTCGGATCGCATGGTATTGCTACCCAATCATTAACAGAGCATTTCCAATTGAAGTATTATCACCACAGCACGATCACAGTCCGTCCACACAGATCCGAGATCCGCATAGGCAGACAATACCCAATACTTGGTGCGCCAGAGCAAGAGATTCTATCTATTTCCATACCACCCAGTACGAgtaccagcaccagcaccattCCGATCACCAAACTTTCTGCCTTTGATCTTACGCGCCAGCgattgtgaaaaaaaaacccctcACAGACTCtgaaatctgaatttccaaaGACATGCGACAATATCAAAGGTGACTtgagaacatacatatatattttacgaATCGTAATCGCATATATAGTATAGAACTTTCGCACAATCGGGTCGTGAGATTAGCCCCCGCTTTGGAGCCAACCTATCAATATCTATCTACACCAGCAATATATAGTATATCATCTGTGTACGTAAAGGTCCTCCGGATCGAGATCGTTATTTGTTGTTAAGATCGTAttgcaaaatatggcaaaaCTGTTTTACCCGTTCAATGTATGTACGTAACTGTACGAGTTTATGTAGATAATGTGACTATTCGTAGTTTGTAGATCCGTCAATAAAGTGATGAAAAGTGTATGTACTCGTAGCTGCTCGTTTTATTCACCCATTCAGCCCATTGAGTACTtttgtttcaattttcttgtatttattcaaaaacaaTCGCTTGAAGGTTGGATTAAAACTAACACTAAACAATTAGAAAAACATATTTCAGTTCTATTAccttataaattaaaacatagTCGGGTAGCTTATGAAACTGATTAATTCCGTGAATACTATTCAGTGATTCTGTATGGGTGGCGATGCTGAATGAATTTGGTCGATCAATAAATTAGTTGTAGAAATGATGGGTGCACATAAATACGAATTGGGTGGGTGATTGACTGATTGATTGGTTGATTGACTGTGGCTTGTGCCACGAGTCATAAGTGCTTCTTGGGCTGCAGTGCCCTTAAGTAAACGGCCAATTAGTTTAAATACGTTAACTAGTGCTGCCTGAATCGCTAGGAACAATCATTGCTACTTACAAAGAACCAAAGAAGCGTGATTACAAGCCGATAACTAAAGCTATAATTGAAGAAAACCATAAAGTAGGTGCTATAATTCGAATGCTCTAAATGTGACTGATATTCGAGGATAATAAGTGGGAAAATTAGTGTCTAAGCCGGCATTAGATACGGTTAATTACCTGGACTACGAGCTAGATTGTGCTTAATCTAAATTGTACATAATTGTAAATCGTATGACCTTTTGATccatcatatttttttttgatttttttttttttgtattttttctaagcatatttcatttcttttcacGCATCTTCGAAGGCATTTGATCTATCTAACTAACTAGATGAATTTCCGTCGTCAATCCAAtagccttttgttttttatttggtgGTAGGATCTTTAGTCTTCCTCATTCTGCAAGGACAAGAAAAATACGTAGGGATTACTTAGGATGAGTTGGTATAACCCGGCGGGTAGGGGAATACTTACAAGTACGGGATACACGAAGGTATCGGCGGTATCCTTTCCGACGACGTTGCGGGCTATGCACTTGTAGTTGCCCATATCCTCCCACTTGATCTCGGAGATCAGAAGATCGCCGTTGGCCAGCACCCTGTGGCGATGTCCTTGGACGATCTCCTTGTTCTCGTTATTCAACCAGGTGATCTCGGCGCGGGGACGGGCGTGCACGCGGCAGGGCAGCTGAATGTTGGAGCCCATGAGGTCCAGATGCGTCTTCTCGGTGTAGATGATTCGCGGTTTCTGGGCACCCGGGTAGGTCTTCTCCGGCGTCAGACGAGAGGAGCGAGGAGGATGCACCACAGTGCTGGCATAGATGGTCTTGGAGCCAGTGCGTCCCACACACGTGTAGGTGCGGGCCTCGCTCAGCACGTGGTCGATGATATGCGACGATCGGACGCGCACAATGGCACTGGGCGCCTCTTCGGCAACCTGGTTGGAGTCCAGATCATCGAGCTCCGAGCGGGGCAGGtgacccaccacccactggaTGCTGGGCACTTGGGAGCCCATCATCTCGCAAACGATCTCGATGGTGGCTCCATCGGCCTGCTGCAGCTTCGTCGGCGGCGTCTTGGTGAACTTGAGCCAGTCGGCTTCGAAGGCTCGGTTGCGTGgcttctcctcctccgcctcgaTGGAGTTATCCACGTCGTTGCTATCGTCTACCAGGTCCACGGCTCTTCCGCGGACAGTGGCGATGCTgccgaacagcagcagcgctAAGGCGCAcacatgtaaattcattttctGCAAGATCGATAGAGAGAGTGGAAATCGGAAGTGAGTTCAAAGTTCAACAGCGGCACTCGTACGACTCTAATATAGGTTATTAAACCCCAGAGCAACGTGATGCGATTAGCCCGACTTTTCAGCCAGTCATGCATCCCCCCACCACCCCACCACCCCACTTCCCCCACTCATCACCGCCTCCATTAATCAGGGGAGGTCTCCGAGTCTATTTCCCCGATAAGAACGCAAGGCCTTCAGTCGGCGGGCTCTAGAACATTACTAACACTTGCGAAATGTGCTAATGGCTCTCGGAGTCCGGAATTTAGATTCGGAATCCTTTTCCGGCCCCTAAGAGATGTGCTCGGTCCAAACGTAGATGAATGTATTTCACAATGACACGTCACCAGACAACAAGAATTGACAAAAGAAAATGATATAAGATTCTTGCGTGGGCCGAATCAGAGGCAGAAATCGAAAACGGAAAACGGAATGACTCGCGGAGTGTGACGTCAATTTAAATTCGAATTCTACAGCCCGATTCGGATTCACACACTCACCCACGCTTCAGCCGCAGATCAAGGGCCAATGTGTCCCCATAGTCTAGACTGGACAAACTGCGTGACCgattaattattcaaatagTTTCGAGGgtattatgtatgtacatacgcTTGTATGTATGAATTAGTAGTAGCCCCACAAAAAGTCATTCGCCAATCGCTGGCGAATGTTGCATCAGACGGTCTTTGCCCTTCGACGGTGATTTTTGTATCTTTGGGCATTTCTACGAATtcgaattttgaaaaaaaaaaaacaaacgaaaaacgGAACACGAAACTG is from Drosophila melanogaster chromosome 3L and encodes:
- the ImpL2 gene encoding Ecdysone-inducible gene L2, isoform D, which codes for MNLHVCALALLLFGSIATVRGRAVDLVDDSNDVDNSIEAEEEKPRNRAFEADWLKFTKTPPTKLQQADGATIEIVCEMMGSQVPSIQWVVGHLPRSELDDLDSNQVAEEAPSAIVRVRSSHIIDHVLSEARTYTCVGRTGSKTIYASTVVHPPRSSRLTPEKTYPGAQKPRIIYTEKTHLDLMGSNIQLPCRVHARPRAEITWLNNENKEIVQGHRHRVLANGDLLISEIKWEDMGNYKCIARNVVGKDTADTFVYPVLNEED
- the ImpL2 gene encoding Ecdysone-inducible gene L2, isoform A — translated: MQKMNLHVCALALLLFGSIATVRGRAVDLVDDSNDVDNSIEAEEEKPRNRAFEADWLKFTKTPPTKLQQADGATIEIVCEMMGSQVPSIQWVVGHLPRSELDDLDSNQVAEEAPSAIVRVRSSHIIDHVLSEARTYTCVGRTGSKTIYASTVVHPPRSSRLTPEKTYPGAQKPRIIYTEKTHLDLMGSNIQLPCRVHARPRAEITWLNNENKEIVQGHRHRVLANGDLLISEIKWEDMGNYKCIARNVVGKDTADTFVYPVLNEED
- the ImpL2 gene encoding Ecdysone-inducible gene L2, isoform C, with the protein product MEAKMNLHVCALALLLFGSIATVRGRAVDLVDDSNDVDNSIEAEEEKPRNRAFEADWLKFTKTPPTKLQQADGATIEIVCEMMGSQVPSIQWVVGHLPRSELDDLDSNQVAEEAPSAIVRVRSSHIIDHVLSEARTYTCVGRTGSKTIYASTVVHPPRSSRLTPEKTYPGAQKPRIIYTEKTHLDLMGSNIQLPCRVHARPRAEITWLNNENKEIVQGHRHRVLANGDLLISEIKWEDMGNYKCIARNVVGKDTADTFVYPVLNEED